In Aquimarina spinulae, a single window of DNA contains:
- a CDS encoding T9SS type A sorting domain-containing protein → MKNVIVILAILMTSMSYGQKHIATITGHLGGNNDNVGLYYRITMGGKTIATNSISGGISIEVDVQNKEIEASADEIYIFLSWQGTFDGTGKPGSAEGTLKISSCYQASNLTIPLKDLGNGIGGYARLDINIRPEIKILPPDDNEYFLPLDQKVIIKAPEGFSSDVYNWEYKLEDSNWATIKTTHNGRYILGEDENGASALDLFPSAQNFLGENVRFRIKYCGDRYTPEVIYRVVPSAPTFTTKVETKAVCYDGKGQVEFIFSRPLYLNEKISILKKDPDAGEEEYTDNLTTSSQTENIVVFQGANKNSYTLEDVPVGKYKIGVLGFYGDYNTYAGSKAHDILFSIDRPDPVVFGEEIAVTHIKCFDDTSNGSVTLLLSGGSGSYQFHYRNKDGGAWSSWLDYSNGVEDLDAGTYEIQIRDSNGCLAREQILVGGKIELGEVITREATITRPEPISVNVELLESPTANGFKNAKIMATINGGTPIDGKHYTYTWIDNSNNTELTTSSGSYNAGQGYLVKLHSIGVGKYTITVRDAHTCAPVTATFDITYQPDPLTIVFEVEEAISCSGASDGILKATVTGGVPFNTVSPDTTIYPEDAEGNLLPYFYYWKEKLDDNTWKSFPSNTGNTLRSLKSGTYSLNVKDKNGIFIAEYEAILTPVTTNYIIKNFRDQEVELLEPKPLELAIVTKPIRCFEGTDGSARVEKVTGGTGGYIYTWKNSDGIPISSQAAATGLSAGNYTITVTDANGCTIEDVVDIIQPKALSVTFDTTRATCGGSDGSATVQVNGGTEGYTYVWNTGETTQKIEGLKADTYTVTITDANDCKITDTIVIQEPDPITIERIETTRTNCGGAIGTAEVVMSGDTAPYTYHWSTGAITPKIENLPYGEYTVTVKDKNNCIVEGSTIIQEPDPIAVERFETTSGTCDEPNGAAKVIMSGATGPYTYEWSTGATTQEITNVRAGKYFVLVTDTNYCTTTGKVIIEEISGIEIDVISHVDPLCATSKDGSITVLPKGGTEPYTYMWTKKGTFEVIATSADISGLLSGTYVVEVNDAIGCTKVYEETLIAPEVVEVVLGNDLSICRGQSVAFDITIDDPNATYSWVSDTGYSNNTSTVELIDSGTYTATVTTGIGCVGTDEVVITVSDNPIDADFLYSTYSFSDQQVEVINTSNPIGERIEWTVSEGANIVEETKEKIILSFEKSDIPKTYYTTLTSYNKNEECSISLTKPIIIEPGEGFSEDLGNEKFIEEFLIFPNANNGNFSIKVNLAEPSDVRVKIMSLMSTMIDKQEGKGADSYELRHNLSIAPGIYLVVLETSHGAETRKLVVE, encoded by the coding sequence ATGAAAAACGTAATAGTAATACTTGCGATATTAATGACTTCGATGTCCTATGGACAAAAGCATATAGCTACCATAACAGGGCATTTGGGAGGGAATAATGATAATGTGGGACTATACTATAGAATTACTATGGGAGGTAAAACAATAGCTACCAATAGTATATCAGGAGGAATATCAATTGAGGTAGATGTACAAAACAAAGAAATAGAAGCGTCTGCAGATGAGATATACATTTTCCTTAGCTGGCAGGGAACTTTTGATGGTACAGGAAAACCTGGTTCTGCAGAAGGTACATTAAAAATTTCTAGTTGTTATCAGGCTAGTAATCTTACGATACCTCTAAAAGATTTAGGTAACGGAATTGGAGGATATGCTCGACTGGATATCAATATTCGTCCTGAAATCAAAATTCTTCCTCCAGATGATAATGAATATTTTTTACCTCTTGATCAGAAAGTAATCATAAAAGCACCAGAAGGGTTCTCTTCTGATGTATATAATTGGGAATATAAGTTGGAAGATAGTAACTGGGCTACTATTAAAACTACTCACAATGGGCGATATATTTTGGGTGAAGACGAAAATGGAGCTAGTGCATTAGATCTTTTTCCCAGTGCCCAGAATTTTCTGGGAGAAAATGTAAGATTCAGAATTAAATATTGTGGTGATAGATATACTCCCGAAGTTATTTATCGGGTAGTGCCCTCTGCACCAACTTTTACAACCAAAGTAGAGACTAAAGCGGTTTGTTATGATGGTAAAGGACAGGTAGAATTTATTTTTTCGAGACCCTTATATCTCAACGAGAAAATATCAATACTGAAAAAAGACCCTGATGCAGGAGAAGAAGAGTATACAGATAATCTTACAACGAGTTCGCAGACTGAAAACATAGTAGTTTTTCAAGGAGCAAATAAAAATAGCTATACATTGGAAGATGTTCCTGTCGGTAAATATAAAATAGGAGTTTTAGGCTTTTACGGTGATTATAATACGTATGCAGGGTCAAAGGCTCACGACATACTTTTTAGTATAGATCGTCCTGATCCTGTAGTGTTTGGAGAGGAAATAGCGGTTACTCATATCAAATGTTTTGATGATACCAGTAACGGTTCGGTTACATTGTTATTATCCGGAGGTTCTGGAAGTTATCAATTTCATTATAGGAATAAAGATGGTGGAGCCTGGAGTTCATGGTTAGATTATTCAAATGGAGTAGAAGACCTTGATGCAGGTACTTATGAGATTCAAATACGGGATAGTAATGGTTGTTTGGCACGAGAACAGATATTAGTTGGTGGAAAAATAGAATTAGGCGAAGTGATTACACGGGAAGCCACAATAACAAGACCTGAACCTATATCAGTGAATGTAGAGCTTTTGGAATCTCCTACTGCCAATGGTTTTAAAAATGCGAAGATCATGGCTACTATTAATGGAGGTACTCCTATTGATGGGAAACATTATACCTATACATGGATAGATAACTCAAACAACACAGAATTGACGACTTCTAGTGGTAGCTATAATGCAGGTCAAGGTTACCTTGTAAAACTACATAGTATTGGAGTAGGGAAATATACCATTACTGTTAGAGATGCTCATACCTGCGCACCTGTGACTGCAACTTTTGATATCACATATCAGCCAGATCCTTTGACAATCGTTTTTGAAGTTGAAGAAGCGATTTCCTGTTCGGGAGCTTCTGATGGTATTTTGAAAGCTACTGTTACCGGAGGAGTTCCTTTTAATACAGTTAGCCCTGATACGACTATATATCCAGAAGATGCAGAAGGTAATCTGTTACCCTACTTTTACTACTGGAAAGAAAAATTAGATGATAATACCTGGAAATCTTTTCCCAGTAATACAGGAAACACACTTAGAAGTTTGAAGAGTGGTACTTATTCCTTGAATGTTAAAGATAAGAATGGGATTTTTATAGCAGAATATGAAGCGATTCTTACACCGGTGACTACAAATTATATAATAAAGAATTTCAGAGATCAGGAGGTAGAATTATTAGAGCCAAAACCATTAGAACTAGCTATTGTTACAAAACCAATACGTTGTTTTGAAGGCACTGATGGTTCTGCCAGAGTAGAGAAAGTAACAGGAGGAACAGGAGGATATATTTATACATGGAAAAATAGTGATGGTATACCCATATCCAGCCAGGCTGCTGCCACAGGTTTATCTGCTGGAAACTATACAATAACTGTTACAGACGCAAATGGATGCACTATAGAAGACGTAGTAGATATCATACAACCCAAAGCATTATCAGTAACATTTGATACGACCAGAGCTACTTGTGGTGGATCAGATGGTTCTGCCACAGTACAGGTAAATGGCGGGACAGAAGGATATACCTATGTATGGAATACAGGAGAAACTACTCAAAAAATAGAAGGGCTAAAAGCAGATACATATACGGTAACGATTACAGACGCTAATGATTGTAAAATAACAGATACGATTGTTATACAAGAACCAGATCCAATTACTATAGAACGTATTGAAACCACCAGAACCAATTGCGGAGGCGCAATAGGTACTGCAGAAGTGGTCATGTCTGGGGACACAGCTCCATATACCTATCACTGGAGCACAGGAGCAATCACGCCAAAAATAGAGAATTTACCTTATGGAGAATATACTGTAACGGTAAAAGATAAAAACAATTGTATTGTAGAAGGTAGTACTATCATACAAGAACCCGATCCTATTGCTGTAGAACGTTTTGAAACCACATCAGGAACATGTGATGAACCCAATGGTGCAGCAAAAGTGATTATGTCTGGTGCCACAGGGCCATATACATATGAATGGAGTACGGGGGCAACTACTCAAGAGATTACCAATGTTCGGGCAGGTAAATATTTTGTGTTGGTTACAGATACCAATTATTGTACTACTACAGGAAAAGTGATCATTGAAGAAATTAGCGGGATTGAGATAGATGTTATTTCTCATGTAGACCCTCTATGTGCAACTAGTAAAGATGGTTCGATAACAGTATTACCCAAAGGGGGAACAGAACCATATACCTATATGTGGACCAAAAAAGGAACGTTTGAAGTCATTGCGACTTCAGCAGATATTAGTGGGTTACTATCAGGAACATATGTAGTAGAAGTAAATGATGCTATAGGATGCACAAAAGTGTACGAAGAGACATTGATTGCTCCCGAAGTTGTTGAGGTTGTCTTGGGTAATGACCTTTCAATTTGCAGGGGGCAATCTGTAGCATTTGATATCACTATCGATGATCCCAATGCAACCTATTCATGGGTTTCTGATACTGGGTATAGTAATAATACATCTACTGTAGAACTAATAGATTCGGGAACCTATACAGCTACTGTAACCACAGGAATAGGATGTGTAGGAACCGATGAGGTTGTAATTACAGTATCAGATAATCCAATAGATGCAGACTTTTTGTATTCTACGTATTCATTTTCAGACCAGCAGGTCGAAGTAATAAATACAAGTAATCCTATCGGAGAACGTATTGAGTGGACCGTTTCTGAAGGAGCAAATATTGTTGAAGAGACTAAAGAGAAAATCATTTTAAGTTTTGAAAAATCTGATATTCCTAAAACATACTATACCACATTAACTTCTTATAATAAAAATGAGGAGTGTTCTATATCCTTAACCAAACCTATCATAATAGAACCCGGAGAAGGCTTTTCTGAGGATCTCGGAAATGAAAAATTTATAGAAGAATTCTTAATATTCCCTAATGCAAATAATGGAAATTTTTCTATTAAAGTTAATCTGGCAGAACCATCAGATGTACGTGTGAAAATAATGAGCCTAATGTCTACAATGATAGATAAGCAAGAAGGGAAAGGAGCAGATAGTTATGAATTGAGGCACAACTTGAGCATAGCTCCAGGAATATATTTGGTTGTTTTAGAAACTTCTCATGGAGCAGAAACCAGAAAATTAGTGGTTGAGTAA